In Rhinopithecus roxellana isolate Shanxi Qingling chromosome 4, ASM756505v1, whole genome shotgun sequence, a single genomic region encodes these proteins:
- the TMEM151B gene encoding transmembrane protein 151B, with protein MSPPGSAAGESAAGGGGGGGGPGVPEELTAAAAAAAADEGPAREEQRPIQPSFTKSLCRESHWKCLLLSLLMYGCLGAVAWCHVTTVTRLTFSSAYQGNSLMYHDSPCSNGYVYIPLAFLLMLYAVYLVECWHCQARHELQHRVDVSSVRERVGRMQQATPCIWWKAISYHYVRRTRQVTRYRNGDAYTTTQVYHERVNTHVAEAEFDYARCGVRDVSKTLVGLEGAPATRLRFTKCFSFASVEAENAYLCQRARFFAENEGLDDYMEAREGMHLKNVDFREFMVAFPDPARPPWYACSSAFWAAALLTLSWPLRVLAEYRTAYAHYHVEKLFGLEGPGSASSAEGGLSPSDELLPPLTHRLPRVNTVDSTELEWHIRSNQQLVPSYSEAVLMDLAGLGTRCGGASGSYAPSCRYGGVGGPGAAGVAPYRRSCEHCQRAVSSSSIFSRSALSICASPRAGPGPGGGAGCGGSRFSLGRLYGSRRSCLWRSRSGSVNEASCPTEQTRLSSQASMGDDEDDDEEEAGPPPPYHDALYFPVLIVHRQEGCLGHSHRPLHRHGSCVETSL; from the exons ATGTCCCCCCCTGGCTCGGCTGCGGGAGAGAGCGccgccggcggcggcggcggcggtggcggccccGGAGTCCCGGAGGAGCTcacggcggcggcggcagcggcggcggcggacGAGGGCCCCGCCCGAGAGGAG CAGCGTCCCATCCAGCCCTCTTTCACCAAGTCCCTCTGCCGTGAGTCCCACTGGAAGTGCCTCCTGCTCTCGCTGCTCATGTACGGCTGCCTGGGGGCAGTGGCCTGGTGCCACGTCACCACAGTGACGCGCCTCACCTTCAGCAGCGCCTACCAGGGCAACAGCCTCATGTACCATGACAGCCCCTGCTCCAACGGCTATGTCTACATCCCCCTGGCCTTCCTGCTCATGTTGTACGCCGTCTACCTGGTGGAGTGTTGGCACTGCCAAGCCCGCCATGAGCTGCAGCACCGTGTTGATGTGAGCAGTGTGCGGGAACGTGTGGGCCGCATGCAGCAAGCCACACCCTGCATCTGGTGGAAGGCCATCAGCTACCACTATGTCCGCCGTACCCGCCAGGTCACCAGATACCGCAACGGAGACGCCTATACCACCACCCAG GTCTACCACGAACGTGTCAACACGCACGTGGCGGAGGCCGAGTTCGACTACGCGCGCTGTGGCGTCCGCGACGTGTCCAAGACGCTGGTGGGGCTGGAGGGCGCGCCGGCCACGCGGCTGCGCTTCACCAAGTGCTTCAGTTTCGCCAGCGTGGAGGCCGAGAACGCGTACCTGTGCCAGCGCGCGCGCTTCTTCGCAGAGAACGAGGGCCTGGACGACTACATGGAGGCACGCGAGGGCATGCACCTCAAGAACGTGGACTTCCGTGAGTTCATGGTGGCCTTCCCGGACCCGGCCCGGCCGCCCTGGTACGCCTGCTCCTCGGCCTTCTGGGCCGCGGCGCTGCTCACGCTGTCGTGGCCGCTGCGAGTGCTGGCAGAGTACCGCACGGCTTACGCACACTACCACGTGGAGAAGCTCTTTGGCCTGGAGGGCCCGGGGTCGGCCAGTAGCGCGGAGGGCGGCCTCAGCCCCAGCGACGAGCTGCTGCCCCCGCTCACCCACCGCCTGCCGCGGGTCAACACAGTGGACAGCACGGAGCTCGAGTGGCACATCCGCTCCAACCAGCAGCTGGtgcccagctactctgaggcggTGCTCATGGACCTGGCGGGGCTCGGGACGCGCTGCGGCGGGGCGAGCGGCAGCTACGCGCCCTCGTGCCGCTACGGCGGGGTAGGCGGCCCGGGCGCGGCGGGCGTGGCTCCCTACCGGCGCAGCTGCGAGCACTGCCAGCGCGCCGTCAGCAGCTCGTCCATCTTCTCGCGCAGCGCCCTGAGCATCTGCGCCAGCCCGCGGGCCGGCCCGGGCCCCGGTGGGGGCGCGGGCTGCGGGGGCAGCCGCTTCTCGCTCGGCCGTCTCTACGGCTCCCGGCGCAGCTGTCTGTGGCGCAGCCGCAGCGGGAGCGTCAACGAGGCCAGCTGCCCCACGGAGCAGACGCGGCTGTCCAGCCAGGCCAGCATGGGGGACGACGAGGACGACGACGAGGAGGAGGCCGGGCCGCCGCCGCCCTACCACGACGCCCTCTACTTTCCGGTCCTCATCGTCCACCGGCAGGAGGGGTGTCTGGGCCACAGCCACCGGCCGCTGCACCGCCACGGCTCCTGCGTAGAGACCTCACTGTGA
- the TCTE1 gene encoding dynein regulatory complex subunit 5 gives MQDTVTTSALLDPSHSSVSTQDKSSTGGHTSSTGTQLSKPSITPVPAKSRNPHPGANFHRMRRIIAEDPEWSLAIVPLLTELCIQHIIRNFQKNPILKQMLPEHQQKVLNHLSPDLPLAVTANLIDNENYWLRCCMQRWPVCHVAHHGGSWKRMFFERHLENLLKHFIPGTTDPAVILDLLPLCRNYVRRVHVDQFLPPVRLPAQLRPGDQSDSGSEGEMEEPTVDHYQLGDLVAGLSHLEELDLVYDVKDCGMNFEWNLFLFTYRDCHSLAAAIKACHTLKIFKLTRSKVDDDKARIIIRSLLDHPVLEELDLSHNLIGDRGARGAAKLLSHSRLRVLNLANNQVRAPGAQSLAHALAHNTNLISLNLRLNCIEDEGGQALAHALQTNKCLTTLHLGGNELSEPTATLLSQVLAINTTLTSINLSCNHIGLDGGKQLLEGMSDNKTLLEFDLRLSDVAQESEYLIGQALYANREAARQRALNPSHFMSTITANGPENSVG, from the exons ATGCAGGATACCGTAACAACATCAGCATTGTTGGACCCCAGCCACTCCTCGGTCTCCACCCAGGACAAGTCCTCCACTGGAGGACACACTTCAAGCACAGGCACACAGCTCTCAAAGCCTTCAATCACACCAGTCCCTGCAAAGTCCAGGAACCCACATCCTGGGGCCAATTTCCATCGGATGCGCCGGATCATTGCTGAGGATCCTGAGTGGTCACTGGCCATTGTGCCCCTCCTCACAGAGCTCTGCATTCAGCACATCATCAGGAACTTCCAGA AAAACCCTATCCTGAAGCAGATGCTTCCGGAACACCAGCAGAAGGTCCTGAACCACCTGTCCCCTGACCTACCACTGGCTGTGACCGCCAACCTGATAGACAATGAGAACTACTGGCTCCGCTGCTGCATGCAGCGCTGGCCCGTGTGCCACGTGGCCCACCATGGCGGCAGCTGGAAACGCATGTTCTTTGAGCGGCACCTGGAGAACCTGCTAAAGCACTTTATCCCAGGCACCACGGACCCCGCGGTGATCCTCGACCTGCTGCCGCTCTGCAGGAATTATGTGCGCAGGGTCCACGTCGATCAGTTCCTTCCGCCGGTGCGGCTCCCAGCCCAGCTCCGGCCGGGCGACCAGTCGGACTCAGGCAGCGAGGGAGAGATGGAGGAGCCCACCGTTGACCACTATCAACTAGGCGATCTGGTAGCTGGCCTGAGCCACCTGGAGGAGCTGGACCTGGTGTACGATGTCAAGGACTGCGGCATGAATTTCGAGTGGAATCTCTTCCTCTTCACCTACCGCGACTGCCACTCCTTGGCAGCCGCCATCAAGGCGTGCCACACCCTCAAG ATCTTCAAGCTGACCCGAAGCAAGGTGGATGATGACAAGGCACGCATCATAATTCGAAGTCTTCTGGACCACCCAGTCCTTGAGGAGCTGGACTTGTCACACAACCTCATTGGGGACCGTGGTGCACGAGGTGCTGCCAAGCTGCTGAGCCACAGCCGCCTGCGTGTGCTCAACCTGGCCAACAACCAGGTGCGTGCACCTGGTGCCCAGTCGCTGGCTCATGCTCTGGCACACAACACCAACCTCATTTCCCTCAACCTACGTCTCAACTGCATTGAGGATGAGGGTGGCCAGGCTCTTGCCCATGCCTTGCAGACCAACAAGTGCCTCACCACACTGCACCTCGGTGGCAATGAGCTGTCTGAACCCACCGCCACACTCCTGTCGCAGGTGCTCGCCATCAACACCACACTCACCAGCATCAACCTGTCCTGCAACCACATCGGGCTG GATGGTGGGAAGCAACTCCTGGAAGGCATGTCAGACAACAAGACCCTCCTGGAATTTGACTTGCGCCTGTCAGATGTGGCCCAGGAAAGCGAGTACCTCATTGGCCAGGCCCTCTACGCAAACCGAGAAGCAGCCCGCCAGCGAGCCTTGAATCCCAGCCACTTCATGTCAACCATCACTGCCAATGGCCCTGAGAACTCTGTGGGATAA